AGAATCTTCATTAATTAATTATGTAAAATTGCAATTTCGCTGCAAAATTACAACAAAAAAATGAGTTATCATGCATGTTTTTCCGAAATATGACGAAAATATTTAATTTCTTTGTCGTATTTGTATAAAAATGTAGTATCTTTGCAGTATGGAACAAGTTTCGGGATTCTATTTCCCTCCTTCTGGTCAGACTTCCTTCGGTTTCTCGGAAATGGAGGAAATTTCGGTTGGTGGCTTTAATATCCTCATTCGTGCCAAGCGTGATGGCAAATGGTGGGTATTGAAGGCGCTGGCACCCGATGTACGCCATAACGAAGTGTTCCGAAGTCTGTTGCATAAGGAGTATGATATCCTTTCCAAGATTCAGCATCCGGGCGTGGTTTACGTGGAGGGCATCGAAGAGGTGGATGGCTACGGAGAATGCCTGGTGCAGGAATGGATTGATGGCGTTACCCTGGATGAATGGCTCAGCACGCCGCATGCCCGGTCGCAGCGCAGGCAGGTGGCTCATCAGCTGCTCGAAGTGATGGAGTATGTGCATAGCCAGCAGGTGGTGCATCGCGACCTGAAACTCTCGAACATCATGGTTACGCGCAGCGGAAGCGTGGTGAAGGTGATTGATTTCGGATTGTCGGATGCCGATTACTATGCGATATTGAAGTCGCCTGCGGGCACCGAGGGATATATCTCGCCCGAACAGCAGCAGGGTGGTCCCACCGATGTGCGCAACGACATCTACAGTCTGGGTATCATCCTGGATAAGCTGCAGCTCGGCTTGTCCTACAGACTTTCCATCGGGCGTTGTCTCTGTCCCCTCGAAGCTCGCTATCCTAATGTAGCTGCCCTGCGTCATCACATCCTGTTTCTCCACCGCTCCCTGCTGGCACTTTGGATAGTTCTGGGGGTGCTGCTGGTGGGCATCGCCGGAGGTGCTATATATAATAAGGTGAATCAGCCCGATACCATCTATGATGTGGTAACCCAGTTCAAGGCAGGCAATTTCCTGTGTACTTCCTGGGGAGGCGGTGTTGTTTCGGTGAAGGCCATCAACCAGAAGGATTCCTGCATCGAGGTTCCCAAGACGGTGACTTATCAGGGCATGACCTATAAGGTGGATGAGATAGAGAAAAATGCCTTTGCCCGGCATGCCGTTCTGAAGTGGCTGGTATTCCCCGATACCCGGCTTCATGTGATGCGTGGCATGATTACCGGCAGTCCTCATATTCAGAGCATCTGTTTCCGCAGTGCCCAGCCGCCGGTCATCGGCAATGCCATCTGGAAAATCAAAATCACGGATGTATTCGAGGTTCCTTGCTTTGAAAAGGTAAAGCTGCTGGTTCCTAAGGGCAGCCTTGATGCCTATCGGAATTCTCCTTGGGGTAAGTTCAGGCATATTGAGGAATATGAATAACTGAAGTTTCGCAAGTAGCATCCTTCCGTCCCCGAAGGGGGCGAATGTGAATAACCGCGGGTGGAATGACCGAAGGGAATGGAACCTGCGGATAGAAGATATACACTCTCTATCGTCCCCGAAGGGGGCGAACAGGGGCAAGACTGGATGCGGTTCGCCCCCTTTGGGGACGCTTTCTCCCTACTATTGGTTGTCCGCAGGTTCCATGACCTTCGGTCATTCCACCAGCGGTTATTGAAAGTTGGCCCCCTTCGGGGACCGGAAGTTACTTGCGAAACTTGAATGAATAAGATAAGACGGAAATATAAAAGCCAAAAGGCGCCCACCCAGGTGAGCGCCTTTTGGCTTTTATATCATTTCTTTTTAGTACCACACTTCAATCTGTGGCGACTCCTTGGCGTAACTTGGCATGCATCTACCTATTCTTGCGCCGATATAAGTTGGGTCGCAGATATAGTAGGTCTTGCCCTTGTATTCGTAAGATGTGCCGTTTGCCACTGGCTGGTTGAAAGCCACGGCAGTACATTCATGACCAGGGAACTGGATGAGATGCACATCAAGACCCAGAATCTCATGCACCAGATAGGCGTAGAAGATGGCACGGTCTTCGCAGTCGCACAGCGGATAATAGAGCGTCTCCTCAAAGTAGAAGTACTTCTCGCGCTTAAACTGCTCATCATCTGTGGCGTATGGGAAACCCTTCTGTATGAATCTCAGAATTCGGTTGGCAGCATCCTGCTCGTCCAAACCTGCCACCTGGGTGCGGATCTGCTCCACCACTTCGTTGCGGAACTTCTTGTCTACCACGCTGGAAGCCACTGTAGGAATATCTATCACCGGATATTCATCGAGCATCGGCATGATGCCTGTAGGCACTTCGCCCTTCAGGGTGATGCCCGCCGCCTCGTAGCTGAATGGCTTGGTGCCGCTTCCTATCACGGTCTTGCCGGTGAATCTCAGCTCCATGTCCTTACCCAGTTCTGCATCCTTAGGCAGGTCGCAGGTGCGGAAAGCGCCGCTGTCGTCGATGTTCGGATAGATATAGTACTTCTTGCCGTCGATGTTGATGTATGATTTCTCAAACACGTGCTCGGCGTAAGGCACGAGCATCGCCACCTGGTGGTCGTTCATACCCAATCGGATGTTGTAGCCGCAGTTCACCAGAACATACTGTGCCGCCACAATCTTTTCGTTCTGGCTGGCGTTCGGCATCACGGCGTTGATGTATTTCTCTACGAGCATGGCAGAAGCCCAGTCGCTGAGTCCCATCTTGCGCGATTCGGTGGCGAAAGCCTGGGTCACCTCCTTGAGGTCTGATTTCTTCAGCGTCTTCCAGTAAGCCACCACGTCGTTGGTAGAGGCGATGTCCTTCTTTGCCAGCAATATGGCCTTCTGGAACTGGATGTTCTCTCCGTAGTAATCCACGTCGATGGTCTGCTTGCTCACTGGCACCTTCACATGTCCGATATTCGGCAGTGCAGGCATCACAGGGATGGCAGATACGGCTGGCATCAGCGGGATTTCGATGCCCGAACCGGTGAACTCGATGTCTGGAATATCCGGCTTCACCTCCGGCAGCTTCGGCTTGTTTACAGGGTCAACGCCTGGACGGATGGTAGGTGCCTTCGGATTCTTCTTGCTGGTAGGCACCTTTGCCAGTGGGTCGGTAGGCAGTGCCGGCACCTTGGTAAGGTCTGGCTTCTTGTTGATGTCGCCCAATCCACCTTCAGGGATATCGATGCCCGAACCGGTGTAGTCGATATCTGGAATATCCGGCTTCACCTCAGGCAGCTTCGGTTTGTTCACAGGGTCGATGGTAGGGCGCACCTTAGGTGCAATCGGACTCACCGGCATCTTAGGCTTCACGGTCACCGGCTTTTCCGGCTGCTTAGGCTCCGTATAGGTAGGTGGAGTCTTTGGCTTAGGAACCTGCGATCGTATATCTCCCTTAAATTTCTTATACTCTTTCCACACGCCTTGCATGTACTTATCGTAGTCGGTAAGTATGGTGTTGCGGAACTTGTTGTAGTCGTCCATCATGCCTTGTCTTGCCTGCTGGAACTGCTTCACGAAGTCATCATTCTGCGCAAAGGTTGGTGTTGCTTGTAAGCCAAGCAACAGTATCATGCTGAGTGTAGGATATATTCTTTTCATAAGCTCTTTTTTATGTTGTACACTATTATAAAGATAGATATCTGTTGCAAAGATACTATTTTTTTCTTTATAGTCAAAGTTTTCTTTAACCTTAATTCCGCAACACTATAGTTTAACATTATTTATA
The Segatella copri DNA segment above includes these coding regions:
- a CDS encoding serine/threonine protein kinase, translating into MEQVSGFYFPPSGQTSFGFSEMEEISVGGFNILIRAKRDGKWWVLKALAPDVRHNEVFRSLLHKEYDILSKIQHPGVVYVEGIEEVDGYGECLVQEWIDGVTLDEWLSTPHARSQRRQVAHQLLEVMEYVHSQQVVHRDLKLSNIMVTRSGSVVKVIDFGLSDADYYAILKSPAGTEGYISPEQQQGGPTDVRNDIYSLGIILDKLQLGLSYRLSIGRCLCPLEARYPNVAALRHHILFLHRSLLALWIVLGVLLVGIAGGAIYNKVNQPDTIYDVVTQFKAGNFLCTSWGGGVVSVKAINQKDSCIEVPKTVTYQGMTYKVDEIEKNAFARHAVLKWLVFPDTRLHVMRGMITGSPHIQSICFRSAQPPVIGNAIWKIKITDVFEVPCFEKVKLLVPKGSLDAYRNSPWGKFRHIEEYE